From the genome of Ptychodera flava strain L36383 chromosome 22, AS_Pfla_20210202, whole genome shotgun sequence, one region includes:
- the LOC139123130 gene encoding large ribosomal subunit protein eL34-like isoform X1 has translation MSGSLPTILFTTFLRPSWRESPWCKGCSTGDDCRTTPNPIVRECGKLVYLYTKKKGSIPSCGDCKRKLFGIQPARPKQLMSMSQTKKHVTRTYGGSRCGTCVRQRIVRAFLIEEQKIVVRVLKAQAIKKKAH, from the exons ATGAGCGGATCATTACCCACAATCCTTTTCACGACCTTTTTGCGGCCATCTTGGAGAGA ATCACCATGGTGCAAAGGTTGCAGTACAGGCGACGATTGTCGTACAACACCAAATCCAATCGTAAGAGAAT GTGGCAAACTTGTGTATCTGTACACCAAGAAGAAGGGTTCTATTCCATCATGTGGTGACTGCAAGAGAAAACTCTTTGGG ATCCAACCAGCTCGTCCCAAGCAGCTTATGTCCATGTCACAGACAAAGAAACATGTCACAAGAACGTATGGTGGCTCCAGATGTGGAACTTGTGTCAGACAAAG aattGTCCGAGCATTTTTGATAGAAGAACAGAAGATTGTTGTGCGGGTATTGAAGGCACAAGCTATCAAGAAGAAAGCACATTAA
- the LOC139123130 gene encoding large ribosomal subunit protein eL34-like isoform X2 produces the protein MVQRLQYRRRLSYNTKSNRKRISKTPGGKLVYLYTKKKGSIPSCGDCKRKLFGIQPARPKQLMSMSQTKKHVTRTYGGSRCGTCVRQRIVRAFLIEEQKIVVRVLKAQAIKKKAH, from the exons ATGGTGCAAAGGTTGCAGTACAGGCGACGATTGTCGTACAACACCAAATCCAATCGTAAGAGAAT TTCCAAAACTCCAG GTGGCAAACTTGTGTATCTGTACACCAAGAAGAAGGGTTCTATTCCATCATGTGGTGACTGCAAGAGAAAACTCTTTGGG ATCCAACCAGCTCGTCCCAAGCAGCTTATGTCCATGTCACAGACAAAGAAACATGTCACAAGAACGTATGGTGGCTCCAGATGTGGAACTTGTGTCAGACAAAG aattGTCCGAGCATTTTTGATAGAAGAACAGAAGATTGTTGTGCGGGTATTGAAGGCACAAGCTATCAAGAAGAAAGCACATTAA